A genomic region of Dactylococcopsis salina PCC 8305 contains the following coding sequences:
- a CDS encoding tRNA (5-methylaminomethyl-2-thiouridine)(34)-methyltransferase MnmD, translating into MVNYSPQVTSDGSYTFFSSEFQETFHSLRGGKQEAREKFILPCELITKAKKQSHLSILDVCYGLGYNTAEALESIWTVNPNCVVTLIAIESDLTVPQSAIEQRLLNLWSPSIEELLTTLAQEKTLNSDRFFQGKLLIGDGRQTILEVIEQNFLADAIFLDPFSPPHCPQLWTVEFLGKVSQCLHKEGRLATYSCAAAMRTAFSLAGLYYSSTMGMNRRSTVASWKQEHLSPLTQLDREHQQTRAAIPYRDPNLNHSPEMILAQRHQEQLHSNLESTSQWRKRWRKKIVQEELM; encoded by the coding sequence ATGGTTAATTATTCTCCTCAAGTTACTTCTGATGGTTCTTATACTTTTTTTTCTTCAGAGTTTCAAGAGACCTTTCACTCGTTACGGGGAGGGAAACAAGAAGCAAGAGAAAAGTTTATTCTTCCCTGCGAGTTAATTACTAAGGCAAAAAAACAATCTCATTTATCGATTCTTGATGTTTGTTATGGGTTAGGTTACAACACCGCCGAAGCGTTAGAAAGTATCTGGACGGTTAATCCTAATTGTGTGGTAACATTAATCGCGATCGAGTCGGATTTAACTGTTCCTCAAAGCGCGATCGAGCAGAGATTATTAAATCTTTGGTCGCCCTCGATCGAGGAGTTATTAACAACATTAGCACAAGAAAAAACCCTCAACTCCGATCGGTTTTTTCAAGGGAAATTACTCATTGGAGATGGGAGACAAACCATTTTAGAAGTCATTGAACAAAACTTTTTAGCAGATGCAATTTTTCTTGATCCATTTTCTCCTCCCCATTGTCCACAACTTTGGACGGTAGAATTTTTAGGAAAAGTATCGCAATGTCTCCACAAAGAAGGACGATTAGCGACTTATTCTTGTGCGGCGGCGATGCGAACTGCTTTCAGTTTAGCAGGGCTTTATTATAGTTCTACCATGGGAATGAATCGTCGTTCCACCGTTGCGAGTTGGAAACAAGAACATTTATCTCCCCTCACCCAGTTAGACAGAGAACATCAACAAACTCGCGCCGCAATTCCCTATCGTGATCCGAACTTAAACCACTCTCCAGAGATGATTCTCGCACAGCGTCACCAAGAACAACTACATAGTAACTTAGAATCAACCAGTCAATGGCGCAAAAGATGGCGTAAAAAAATTGTTCAGGAAGAGTTAATGTAA
- a CDS encoding J domain-containing protein, which produces MTRRTKKSKKKPAVNSDSQTVSLARSSLQEKVEALKQDQEWLFKQIKRKRTELSNFVAQIEEISREMYQRCFPLIEKMMERDREIHRMFKAILRNKKLSKKNQKKIKKVYQELQNDGVISPQTKTDRKQPFSSPETNEQEQEKASTEERKEISDPPSNQRNIRETFLRLASRFHPDKVTDSDTQNQYTAIMQEVNKAYQEGDFAKLLEIERKQHDAETISFSQEAETETDKQHSRLIRENEILRQQYEEIKQELRYLRNTPEGSMVSDYRRAKKEGIDPLQEVVEEGESQLEFITEVRDFVQDFQNRKITLEEFLEGPNIGMELTPEDLEFILDEIIFDLENSRD; this is translated from the coding sequence ATGACGCGCCGCACCAAGAAATCGAAAAAAAAGCCCGCCGTTAACAGTGATTCTCAAACCGTAAGTCTCGCTCGATCGTCCTTACAGGAAAAAGTTGAGGCGCTGAAACAAGACCAAGAATGGCTCTTTAAACAAATCAAACGGAAACGCACCGAATTAAGTAATTTCGTCGCTCAAATTGAGGAAATATCGAGGGAAATGTATCAACGGTGTTTTCCTCTCATCGAAAAAATGATGGAGCGCGATCGAGAAATTCATCGAATGTTCAAAGCGATATTGAGAAATAAAAAACTCAGTAAAAAAAACCAGAAAAAAATCAAAAAAGTTTACCAAGAATTACAAAATGATGGCGTAATTAGTCCCCAAACGAAAACCGATCGAAAACAGCCTTTTTCATCTCCAGAAACGAACGAACAGGAACAGGAAAAAGCATCAACCGAAGAACGCAAAGAAATCAGTGATCCCCCTTCTAATCAACGAAACATCAGAGAAACATTCCTCCGTTTAGCCAGTCGTTTTCACCCTGACAAAGTAACCGATAGTGACACCCAAAATCAATATACGGCAATTATGCAGGAAGTGAATAAAGCCTATCAAGAGGGAGACTTTGCGAAACTATTAGAAATTGAACGAAAACAACATGATGCGGAAACAATTTCTTTCTCTCAAGAAGCTGAAACCGAAACCGATAAACAACACTCACGGCTGATACGAGAAAATGAAATCTTGAGACAACAATATGAAGAAATCAAACAGGAATTACGTTATCTCAGAAACACACCAGAAGGGTCAATGGTCAGCGATTATCGTCGCGCCAAAAAAGAAGGAATTGATCCATTACAAGAAGTCGTAGAAGAAGGGGAATCCCAACTTGAATTTATTACAGAAGTTCGGGACTTTGTCCAAGACTTTCAAAATAGAAAGATCACCCTAGAAGAATTTCTAGAAGGTCCGAATATTGGAATGGAATTAACTCCCGAAGACTTAGAATTTATTCTAGATGAAATAATATTTGACCTCGAAAATTCTAGAGATTAA
- a CDS encoding chromophore lyase CpcT/CpeT translates to MSHATDIVTLGRWMAADFSNQEQAFINPPFFAHIRVCMRPLPVQLLSGISLFVEQAYDYMLNNPYRVRVLKLLSVNDHIEIENYTLKDSSSFFGASRDPDRLLKLEADNLEKLPGCNMIVHWTGQSFQGEVEPGKACKVTRKGQETYLDSTFEIDADKFISLDRGRDPETDERVWGSVAGPFHFVRWASFADEIKSV, encoded by the coding sequence ATGTCTCACGCTACTGATATTGTTACTCTCGGTCGTTGGATGGCGGCGGATTTTAGTAACCAAGAACAAGCCTTTATTAATCCTCCTTTTTTCGCGCATATTCGGGTTTGTATGCGTCCTTTACCCGTCCAATTACTATCAGGGATTAGTCTTTTTGTGGAACAGGCTTATGATTATATGTTGAATAATCCCTATCGAGTGCGAGTTTTAAAGTTACTTTCTGTTAATGATCATATTGAGATTGAAAACTACACTCTCAAAGATTCTAGTTCGTTTTTTGGGGCAAGTCGTGACCCCGATCGTCTGCTAAAATTGGAAGCGGATAATCTGGAAAAACTCCCAGGTTGTAACATGATTGTTCACTGGACTGGACAAAGTTTTCAGGGAGAAGTTGAACCAGGAAAGGCTTGTAAAGTTACTCGCAAAGGACAAGAAACCTATCTTGATAGTACCTTTGAAATCGACGCTGACAAGTTTATTAGTTTAGATCGCGGACGTGATCCCGAAACCGATGAACGGGTTTGGGGTTCGGTTGCGGGCCCTTTTCATTTTGTTCGTTGGGCGAGTTTTGCTGATGAGATAAAATCTGTTTAA
- a CDS encoding S9 family peptidase, with the protein MAQQQITPFGSWKSPITSDLIVSESIGLGGVVYDHQDIYWLEGRPSEGGRYVLVRRTPEGKVEDVTPKPYKVRTRVHEYGGGAFLVVDKTVYFSNFADQRLYKQSLNHDPEPLTAATNRSYAELQLDQQRNRAIGICEDSENPVDAEPQNYIAGIDLNTGEITPLVSGCDFYVSPRVSPDGKQLAWVQWNHPNLPWDDTQLCLGDIDAEGNVTNIQAVTEGKAEAVCHPLWSPDGQLYFVSDRNNWWNLYRLTSQGEIEPLCEMEAEFGSPHWVFGLSLYDFVSPEKIVCTYTQNGQWYLGTLDTKTKTLTTLDVSYTDIGSVHSQGENIVFIGGSATQPTSVVKMNLATANSEVLKQATDLEIDTGYLSVPEPIAFPTTGNKTAYAWFYPPQNKDYTAPQGELPPLVVKSHGGPTAATSPRFNLKIQYWTSRGFGFVDVNYGGSTGYGREYRQRLKDNWGIVDVDDCVNVAQYLAQLGKVDGNRLAITGGSAGGYTTLAALTFRDTFQAGASHYGVSDLEALAQETHKFESRYLDGLVGQYPRQQELYHARSPIYHTEQLSCPVIFFQGLEDKVVPPNQAEKMVEAIKEKGLPVAYVPFEGEQHGFRRAENIKRALDGEFYFYSRVFDFTPAEAIEPVEIMNLSY; encoded by the coding sequence ATGGCGCAACAACAGATTACCCCTTTTGGCAGTTGGAAATCTCCCATCACCTCAGATTTAATCGTTTCCGAAAGCATCGGTTTAGGTGGTGTGGTTTATGACCACCAAGATATTTACTGGTTAGAAGGACGACCTTCGGAAGGTGGACGTTATGTTTTAGTGAGACGGACTCCTGAAGGAAAGGTAGAAGATGTTACCCCAAAACCTTATAAGGTTCGTACTCGCGTCCATGAATACGGCGGTGGCGCATTTTTAGTCGTAGATAAAACCGTTTATTTTTCCAATTTTGCGGATCAACGTCTCTACAAACAATCCCTGAATCATGATCCTGAACCCCTCACCGCAGCCACGAATCGATCGTACGCTGAATTACAGTTAGATCAACAAAGAAACCGCGCCATTGGTATCTGCGAAGACAGTGAAAACCCCGTTGATGCTGAACCTCAAAACTATATCGCGGGGATTGACTTAAACACAGGAGAAATTACTCCTCTCGTTTCAGGTTGTGATTTTTATGTTTCGCCGCGAGTTAGTCCCGATGGAAAACAGTTAGCTTGGGTACAGTGGAATCATCCGAATCTGCCTTGGGATGATACCCAACTTTGTCTCGGTGATATTGATGCTGAGGGGAATGTTACCAATATTCAAGCCGTAACCGAGGGAAAAGCAGAAGCGGTTTGTCATCCCCTGTGGTCTCCAGACGGACAATTATATTTCGTTTCTGACCGTAACAACTGGTGGAATTTATATCGTCTTACCTCTCAAGGGGAAATTGAACCGTTGTGTGAGATGGAAGCCGAATTTGGTTCTCCTCATTGGGTGTTTGGGTTGTCTCTGTATGACTTTGTTTCCCCTGAAAAAATTGTCTGTACCTACACCCAAAATGGACAGTGGTATCTGGGGACATTGGACACAAAAACCAAAACCTTAACCACTCTCGATGTTAGTTATACCGATATAGGTTCGGTTCACTCTCAAGGAGAAAACATTGTTTTCATTGGCGGTTCAGCGACACAACCGACATCGGTGGTGAAAATGAATTTAGCGACCGCAAATAGTGAGGTTCTCAAACAAGCAACTGATTTAGAAATTGACACAGGTTATTTATCTGTTCCTGAACCCATTGCGTTTCCGACAACGGGAAACAAAACCGCTTATGCTTGGTTCTATCCCCCCCAAAATAAGGACTATACCGCACCACAGGGAGAGTTACCCCCTTTAGTGGTTAAAAGTCATGGCGGACCCACTGCTGCGACCAGTCCACGATTTAATTTGAAGATTCAATATTGGACGAGTCGCGGTTTTGGATTTGTGGATGTCAATTATGGCGGAAGCACGGGTTATGGGCGAGAATATCGTCAACGGTTAAAGGATAATTGGGGCATTGTTGATGTTGATGATTGCGTCAATGTAGCGCAGTATTTAGCCCAACTGGGAAAAGTCGATGGCAACCGTTTAGCGATTACTGGGGGAAGTGCTGGTGGTTACACGACATTGGCTGCGCTGACGTTTCGGGATACGTTTCAAGCTGGGGCGAGTCATTATGGCGTTAGTGATTTAGAAGCGCTGGCGCAGGAAACCCATAAGTTTGAGTCGCGGTATTTAGATGGATTGGTCGGACAGTATCCTCGACAGCAAGAATTATATCACGCTCGATCGCCCATTTATCACACAGAACAGTTATCTTGTCCTGTGATTTTCTTTCAGGGGTTAGAGGATAAGGTTGTTCCTCCCAACCAAGCCGAAAAAATGGTAGAAGCGATTAAGGAAAAAGGTTTACCAGTGGCGTATGTTCCCTTTGAAGGCGAACAACACGGCTTTCGTCGCGCTGAGAATATCAAACGGGCGCTAGATGGAGAGTTTTATTTTTATTCTCGTGTCTTTGATTTTACTCCTGCTGAAGCAATTGAACCCGTGGAAATTATGAATCTGTCTTATTAA
- the asnS gene encoding asparagine--tRNA ligase, whose protein sequence is MSKHRIINLLRNGQPEEEVTIQGWVRTKRESKKFAFMEVNDGSSLANLQVILEPELENYKIILSQINTGASVEVTGILAESPGKGQRIELHATAVTVYGEADPETYPLQKKRHSFEFLRTLGHIRTRTNTLGAVMRIRNTCANAVHQFFQQQGFLWVHTPIITTNDCEGAGELFNVTRFNLKDVPKENGEVDYSQDFFGRQAYLTVSGQLEAEAMALTFDRVYTFGPTFRAENSNTSRHLAEFWMIEPEMAFCDLQGDMDLAEAFLKHIFKAVLDQCPEDMEFFNQRIDDSVLTTANNIINQEFERITYTRAIELLENAPKTFEYSVEWGIDLQSEHERYLCEEYFQKPVIVTDYPSAIKAFYMRLNDDEKTVGAMDVLAPKIGEIIGGSQREERFDILEKRIKEAGMTPEQLWWYLDLRRYGTVPHAGFGLGFERLIQFMTGMGNIRDVIPFPRTPENAEF, encoded by the coding sequence ATGTCAAAACATCGCATTATCAACCTACTTCGCAACGGACAACCAGAAGAAGAAGTAACGATTCAAGGGTGGGTACGCACGAAACGAGAGTCGAAAAAGTTTGCTTTTATGGAAGTGAATGATGGCTCATCTTTAGCTAATTTACAGGTGATTTTAGAACCAGAATTGGAAAACTATAAAATCATCCTTAGTCAAATTAATACGGGTGCTTCTGTAGAAGTTACGGGTATCTTAGCAGAGTCTCCAGGAAAAGGACAGCGCATTGAGTTACACGCGACGGCGGTTACTGTCTATGGCGAAGCTGATCCAGAAACTTATCCTCTCCAGAAAAAGCGTCACTCTTTTGAGTTTCTTCGTACTCTTGGACATATTCGCACTCGCACCAATACGTTAGGTGCTGTGATGCGAATCCGCAATACTTGTGCTAATGCGGTGCATCAGTTTTTCCAACAACAAGGGTTTTTGTGGGTTCATACTCCCATTATTACTACGAATGATTGTGAAGGGGCTGGAGAATTATTTAATGTTACCCGTTTTAATTTGAAAGATGTTCCTAAAGAAAATGGGGAGGTGGATTATTCTCAAGACTTTTTTGGACGACAAGCCTATCTTACGGTTAGTGGACAATTAGAAGCGGAAGCAATGGCGTTAACGTTCGATCGCGTCTATACTTTTGGCCCAACATTTCGCGCAGAAAATTCTAATACGTCTCGCCATTTAGCTGAGTTTTGGATGATTGAACCCGAAATGGCATTTTGTGATCTACAAGGAGATATGGACTTAGCAGAAGCGTTCCTTAAACATATCTTTAAAGCGGTTTTAGATCAATGTCCTGAAGATATGGAATTTTTCAACCAACGCATTGATGATTCTGTCTTAACAACTGCCAATAATATTATTAATCAGGAGTTTGAACGGATTACTTACACCCGCGCGATCGAGTTGTTAGAAAACGCCCCGAAAACATTTGAATATTCAGTAGAATGGGGCATTGATTTACAATCTGAACACGAGCGTTATTTATGTGAAGAATACTTCCAAAAACCCGTCATTGTCACTGATTATCCCAGTGCAATCAAAGCCTTTTATATGCGTCTCAACGATGATGAAAAAACCGTCGGCGCAATGGATGTTTTAGCCCCAAAAATTGGCGAAATTATTGGCGGTTCACAACGAGAAGAACGGTTCGATATTTTAGAAAAACGCATTAAAGAAGCTGGAATGACTCCAGAACAACTTTGGTGGTATCTTGATTTAAGACGTTATGGAACTGTTCCTCATGCGGGATTTGGGTTAGGCTTTGAACGGTTGATTCAGTTTATGACAGGAATGGGAAATATTCGCGATGTGATTCCATTTCCGCGCACTCCAGAAAATGCTGAGTTTTAG
- a CDS encoding transporter: MKKLNCCLLSGGFSLLISTPVLSQPLTSLANINSSSSSIEFTPLPLPTTEIILTHTDENRSDNQWTSGRPDGHAPLGVMGDHVHGKGEWMLSYRYMFMSMDGNRDGTDNLGVDEVLADFMVSPDDMTMEMHMIGVMYAPSNDLTLMAMLPFVSKEMDHITRMGSSFTTNSGGLGDIKLSGLYQILDRDRQTVHLNLGFSVPTGSIDERDDTPAGNDVILPYPMQIGSGTVDLRPGITYLGQTDHWSWGAQANTVLRLGENDRGYTVGNRYQLTAWTARKLNENFSLSLRLDGETWEDYDGADSALNPMVIPTADPDLRGGTRLDLGLGLNAYLPEGFLPGGRLATEFEFPIYQSLDGPQLETDWQLTVGIQSAF; this comes from the coding sequence ATGAAAAAACTCAATTGCTGTTTACTCAGTGGCGGATTTTCTCTACTCATTAGCACCCCAGTTTTATCTCAACCTCTGACTTCTCTCGCCAATATCAATTCTTCCTCATCCTCAATTGAGTTTACGCCTCTCCCCTTGCCGACTACTGAGATCATCCTCACTCATACTGATGAAAATCGATCGGACAATCAATGGACTTCTGGACGACCAGACGGACACGCTCCCCTCGGTGTTATGGGTGATCATGTTCATGGAAAAGGGGAATGGATGCTTTCCTATCGCTATATGTTCATGTCAATGGATGGGAATCGGGATGGAACAGATAACTTAGGCGTTGATGAGGTTTTAGCAGACTTTATGGTTTCTCCAGATGACATGACTATGGAAATGCACATGATTGGGGTCATGTACGCGCCTAGCAATGATCTGACTTTAATGGCGATGCTTCCTTTTGTTTCCAAAGAAATGGATCACATAACTCGGATGGGAAGCAGTTTCACCACTAATTCTGGAGGGCTAGGAGACATTAAATTATCAGGACTGTATCAAATACTAGATCGAGATCGTCAAACCGTCCATCTTAATCTCGGATTCAGTGTTCCTACGGGTTCGATTGATGAACGTGACGACACCCCCGCAGGAAATGATGTGATTCTTCCTTATCCGATGCAAATCGGTTCTGGAACGGTAGATTTACGTCCTGGTATCACTTATTTAGGTCAAACGGATCACTGGTCATGGGGAGCGCAAGCAAATACTGTGTTACGTCTAGGAGAGAACGATCGAGGCTATACTGTAGGAAATCGCTATCAATTGACCGCATGGACAGCGCGAAAACTCAATGAAAACTTCAGTCTTTCCCTGCGACTGGACGGGGAAACCTGGGAAGACTATGACGGCGCAGATAGTGCTTTAAATCCGATGGTTATTCCCACCGCCGATCCCGATTTACGCGGGGGAACTCGTTTGGATTTAGGATTAGGATTAAATGCTTATCTTCCAGAGGGGTTTCTTCCTGGTGGTCGTCTCGCCACAGAATTTGAGTTCCCAATTTATCAATCTTTAGATGGGCCGCAACTGGAAACAGATTGGCAATTAACGGTAGGCATTCAATCCGCATTTTAA
- a CDS encoding two-component system sensor histidine kinase NtrB, translating into MSSFPYTQEINSEADLKQRLADLEKENQNLKEQLQSEQKKEQQFRKIFNASNDAIFIIDPQHDRILEANPQTEKLLGYSREELLNSVSISSIHPEEMPQLMAFTRQILAVGKGWTNELTCLTKCGKKRPAEISATVIKFENRLCVVALVRDISERLKAQKEAMQTKETLAELGELSSMIVHEIKNPLTTVLMGLEALNKIELPPREKTRLELANGEAQRLQSLLEEIRLYAKPQVIDQKEIDLKALIQEVLANQFTEHRVDFNANSESVPISGEPDKLKQILINLITNALEAVSNQDTITCNLHRKQEQAIVQVHNYGSPIPPDILPKLTQPFFTTKSSGTGLGLAIVKRIVESHQGELAINSNAEDGTTITLKFPMSVT; encoded by the coding sequence ATGTCTTCCTTTCCTTATACTCAAGAAATTAATTCAGAAGCCGACTTAAAACAGCGTCTTGCTGACTTAGAAAAAGAAAATCAAAACTTAAAAGAGCAACTTCAATCTGAACAAAAAAAAGAACAACAATTCCGTAAAATTTTCAACGCTTCTAACGATGCAATTTTCATCATTGATCCACAGCACGATCGAATCTTAGAAGCAAATCCCCAAACGGAAAAACTCTTAGGCTATTCCCGTGAAGAATTACTTAACTCCGTTTCTATTTCCAGCATTCATCCTGAAGAAATGCCACAACTAATGGCATTCACTCGTCAGATTTTAGCAGTCGGTAAAGGTTGGACAAACGAACTCACTTGTTTAACGAAATGTGGAAAAAAACGTCCTGCTGAAATTTCCGCAACCGTGATTAAATTTGAAAATCGTCTTTGTGTGGTTGCGTTAGTTCGAGATATTTCGGAACGCTTAAAAGCGCAAAAAGAAGCGATGCAAACGAAAGAAACCCTCGCCGAATTAGGGGAGTTATCCAGCATGATTGTCCATGAAATTAAAAATCCTTTGACGACTGTTTTAATGGGATTAGAAGCTCTAAACAAGATTGAATTACCGCCAAGAGAAAAAACTCGTCTAGAATTAGCAAATGGAGAAGCGCAACGCTTACAATCGCTTTTAGAGGAAATCCGTTTGTATGCAAAACCGCAGGTTATTGATCAAAAAGAGATTGATCTAAAGGCTTTAATTCAAGAAGTCTTAGCAAACCAATTTACAGAACATCGGGTTGATTTTAATGCTAATTCCGAATCTGTACCCATATCAGGCGAACCAGATAAACTAAAACAAATTCTGATTAATTTAATTACAAATGCCTTAGAAGCGGTTTCCAATCAAGACACAATTACTTGTAATTTACATCGTAAACAGGAGCAAGCGATCGTACAAGTTCATAATTACGGCTCTCCCATTCCGCCAGATATTTTACCAAAACTAACCCAACCTTTTTTTACAACTAAATCTTCGGGAACTGGTTTAGGATTGGCCATTGTTAAACGCATTGTTGAGTCTCATCAAGGAGAGTTAGCAATTAATTCTAATGCTGAAGACGGGACAACAATCACGCTTAAATTCCCAATGTCGGTAACATAA
- a CDS encoding PhoX family protein produces the protein MKRRNFLLFFGATAGTVALGGIPTKGKPFQSSAMAQTMPNRTFPSVRVPLPLEIDRLSPTEQKQFYSNYEVVDDLILPDGFTYDLIAAWGDKVGDQRFGYNNDYVSFVETAPDEGFLTVNFEYISGRTWMENYEEVVGKSLPFAEVKAVAAKNDGKIDAFTLPDNNPLKNQIQEISKEGLIDQGIGVISVRRNPSGQWERTYSNADRRITGISGLEDDRALYATGPATAVYNKRNKMGYEDNLGNRIVGTFQNCAGGTTPWGTVLSAEENYQAQVFEPVMADGSSFHPNNTPFVLTDSTVDGRANVFGLAGNKYGWMVEVDPANPNDYGKKHTWLGRFRHEAVAPRVVANKRLAFYSGCDRRGGHLYKFVSQDRVKSIADKKNSRLLEEGMLYGAKFNPDGSGEWVALTPDTPIDPIRPSTVFGNKVILPHPDRTRGGVIEITDDQELEAFQSKFKTLGDLYMGTPEEKQGAILIDAHFGANAAGISSTARPEDTDVAQDGTLYIAFTSGSPGGDGGPDKQVFVGPNGEAYEFGWIMKLQEDQNEPDAMSFRWDMLALGGEPATGGLGFANPDNLDIDADGDIWMVTDISTSKHNLAVPDRDGVSQSVLRGIFGNNSAWYIPTSGENAGTAYPFVVGPMECEICGIWITRDQKTMFLAPQHVGAANGKRQNLASETRTFAMKTTDGQLFTQQRQVPLGSNWPELGPNDPPRPGLVAVRREDGRPIKS, from the coding sequence ATGAAACGCCGTAATTTTTTACTCTTCTTCGGAGCGACTGCGGGAACGGTTGCTCTCGGTGGCATCCCCACAAAAGGAAAACCTTTTCAGTCTTCCGCCATGGCGCAAACGATGCCGAATCGGACTTTTCCCTCGGTGCGTGTCCCCCTCCCCCTAGAGATCGATCGCCTTTCTCCGACGGAGCAAAAACAATTTTACAGCAATTATGAGGTCGTTGATGATTTAATCCTTCCCGATGGCTTTACTTATGATTTAATTGCAGCTTGGGGGGATAAAGTAGGAGATCAACGCTTTGGTTACAATAACGATTATGTTTCTTTTGTCGAAACTGCTCCCGATGAAGGTTTCCTCACCGTTAACTTCGAGTATATCAGTGGTAGAACTTGGATGGAAAACTACGAGGAAGTCGTTGGGAAGTCTCTTCCGTTTGCGGAAGTGAAAGCAGTGGCGGCAAAAAATGACGGTAAAATTGACGCTTTTACTCTCCCAGACAATAACCCTCTGAAAAATCAAATTCAGGAGATTTCTAAAGAAGGGTTGATTGATCAAGGAATTGGAGTGATTTCTGTGCGGCGAAATCCGAGCGGTCAGTGGGAAAGAACCTATTCTAATGCCGATCGACGCATTACAGGGATTTCAGGGCTAGAAGATGACCGCGCTCTTTATGCTACAGGACCGGCAACAGCAGTTTACAATAAGCGTAATAAGATGGGTTACGAGGATAATCTCGGTAATCGCATTGTGGGAACATTTCAGAATTGCGCTGGCGGTACAACTCCTTGGGGAACGGTTTTATCGGCGGAAGAAAACTATCAAGCACAGGTGTTTGAGCCAGTGATGGCGGATGGATCATCTTTTCATCCCAATAATACGCCCTTTGTTCTCACTGATAGCACGGTCGATGGCAGAGCTAATGTTTTCGGTTTAGCAGGAAATAAGTACGGTTGGATGGTAGAAGTCGATCCCGCGAATCCTAATGATTATGGGAAGAAGCATACTTGGTTAGGACGCTTTCGTCACGAAGCGGTTGCGCCAAGAGTCGTGGCTAATAAAAGATTAGCGTTTTATTCGGGTTGCGATCGACGCGGGGGACATCTTTATAAGTTTGTGTCTCAAGATCGAGTTAAAAGCATCGCCGACAAAAAAAACTCTCGTCTCTTAGAAGAGGGAATGCTCTACGGGGCGAAGTTTAATCCTGATGGTAGCGGGGAATGGGTCGCTCTTACTCCCGATACCCCCATTGATCCGATTCGTCCGAGTACGGTATTCGGTAATAAGGTCATTCTTCCGCACCCCGATCGCACCCGAGGCGGTGTGATAGAAATTACTGATGATCAAGAGTTAGAGGCGTTTCAGTCTAAATTCAAAACCCTCGGCGATCTCTACATGGGAACTCCCGAAGAAAAGCAGGGAGCGATCTTAATTGATGCACACTTCGGCGCCAACGCAGCTGGGATTAGTAGCACGGCTCGCCCTGAAGACACCGATGTTGCTCAAGATGGAACGCTCTACATTGCCTTTACTTCTGGTTCTCCTGGGGGAGATGGCGGTCCCGATAAACAAGTGTTCGTCGGTCCGAATGGAGAGGCTTATGAGTTCGGTTGGATTATGAAATTACAAGAGGATCAGAACGAACCTGATGCCATGAGTTTCCGTTGGGATATGCTGGCGTTGGGAGGCGAACCCGCCACAGGCGGCTTAGGCTTTGCGAACCCAGATAACCTCGATATTGATGCCGATGGCGACATCTGGATGGTAACGGATATCTCCACCAGTAAACATAACCTCGCCGTTCCCGATCGAGACGGGGTAAGTCAATCTGTCTTAAGAGGGATTTTTGGTAATAACTCCGCTTGGTATATCCCCACCTCTGGGGAAAATGCAGGTACCGCCTACCCCTTTGTGGTCGGACCGATGGAATGCGAAATTTGTGGCATCTGGATCACTCGCGACCAGAAAACAATGTTTTTAGCGCCACAGCACGTGGGAGCAGCCAATGGGAAACGCCAAAATCTGGCAAGCGAAACTCGCACGTTTGCCATGAAAACAACCGATGGACAGTTATTTACGCAGCAACGCCAAGTCCCTCTCGGTTCCAATTGGCCCGAACTCGGTCCCAATGACCCTCCCCGTCCAGGCTTAGTTGCGGTGCGAAGAGAAGATGGTCGTCCAATTAAAAGTTAG